The genome window CATTATTCAACAATGGAGAGCagtatttttacttttcaaataattttcaagccaCCCTGGCAGGCGACTAAAAATGGGCTAAAAATCATGGGTCACATGAATGATTTCAAATGATCCtaaaaatctaattaaatTCTGACCATGTTGAGATTCTGTTGTTAAACGTTCAAGACGTGTGGGCAAATCCGCGGTTCCGGTTTCAGCGTGTTGACCAAGGATGTCCGGCATTGCATTTCGTCTACCAGTTCTGCCAGTTGATAGAAACTCCTTTGAACCCTCGCCATTGGAGTATCCGGGTGTCACAGCACCACTGCCACCCACTTCACCCTCTATTTCTGCCTCGGCACGCTTTTCCGATAGCATTCTCAACGCTGTAACAAGATTAAATCAGCGTTGAATACAATGATGTTTCTCCCTATTGAATTCTCGGTGTTATACTGTCGAATCTGTGTGAGTTTATTTCGATGCCAGCGGCAAgctttaattaatattgaatcGATTCACGAATTTCGTGAAAATATTCAGCTCCAATTATATCGCTCCCTTCGGTTGGAAATTTTGATAATCAAATCAAAAGTGTAGTAATTTTAATATCTCCATCTACTGCAGTAGAATGTTATAATAGACTGTTAGATTGTTATAATTGTGTGAAGTAGGCCAGTTGTTGTGTTAttgttgaggattttttaaacattttctgTGGCGGATTTTGACAGCCACTGTGACCTTCCTTTGACAGATGTCTTTTTGAAGTCATTCATCGAGGAGATATTGGACAACTTGCATAAAAAAACTAgatgtgaatgaaaaatggcatgagaaaataaagaaaactcGTCCAAGTTTCTCATTACCATAATGGCTAAGTAAATAGTAacgattaagaaaaaaatacaaacgaattatttattgcaatCCTCTACTGCGTGAAAAAGTTTCAATACTTTAAAATCCATCAAAACTTTTGTACTTTATCAATATCTCCCAAGATGAACGATTAATCACCCCTGTGAGCATCCAATTGCGATAAAAAATCGTCCTCTCCCACCTGAAAAGTCTCTCTCATAAAACAAACATCTGCGTTCATCAATTTTCTTGGTGACGAACAAATCCTCGCATCTAATTGCATTAGTTAggaattttattctgaatCATCACATGCAGGCTCATTATCCGTCTCAATCAAACGCACCGCTAATGCAGAGCAGATTAGTGCCATTACTGATTAATGATCGTCTATAGTTAGAGATGTTAATAATAGAAGCCCAAGTCCATCGTTTAATCTACTTTCACGAAGTCGTCATTGTGAAGCTTCGTTAATAcgaagagaggaaaaaaataccttGAGTGCGTAGAAGGCCGCACTTCCTCGGTCTCACAGCCCGATGGAGCATCGCGTCATCTCCACCAGTGCGGACTaacttcttcctcttcttcttcttcaccTGAGTTATTacccaaaataaaaaaatatccgaatCGCAGTGGCAACGACTATTTTCACTACTCCTACATTTCTTCCTATTCCTCGGtcaattttttgcaaattaaGAAACTATACGCGATGATTAATTCAACCGCATGTGATTTAAGGATACCCAAGTGTCTCTGACAGATGGCTAGAGTTCCCAAGCTAGTCTCAATCctttattatcattaattttgtaaattaaatggCGTGAAAAAATTGGTCACTCAaagtaatttaaattaatttaaatgacaGCGTTGTCTCTATGTTCCGCTGATAGAATCCTTGATGCTGAGGACTGTATCGCTGAAATCTACCGACAAAGTTTACTAATAAGAGTTAGCCCCTCAGGGACAGGGATCGATACATCGTATTGACGGATccaaatgtaaatatttgCTTTTAAAACTGATTATTTCAAAATCCGTGGAGAATCAGTTGACCCGACAGACAAAAATCGAAACTGCAATACTCCTGTCGCAATTGGTATCGGTTTTATAATTGTCCCCTCATTAGAGACAGTTGAATTCTAGTTATATTGGGCGCACCCAGCACTCGGTAACAGAAGGGCCCCGTCCTTGAACGGTTAATGTCAAGAATCTCAAGAAATGAGGAATAACTAATGTCTTTCTTCATTCGCCGATAATCATCGACCcttatggagaaaaaaatctttagcCAAGAATATGTACCAGTTACAAGAAAATTCACTCGGTATTAGTCTGTCTTATGGAAATATTTACATAGATTTAATGGTGGTAAGTCAATATGCTTGGCAGAAggattttttctcagtgtccGGGCGCCACGTACGATCCCTCAGATCCTTACAACCCTAGGAACAACAATAAAATCAGTGTAAAAGATTCGCCGACTCTGTGTCAAATGGTGTTTAAATAAGAGCTCAGACGATCGACGACAAAAGTAGAAAAGCACTTGACAAAAAAGAATGGGTGAaatacttggatatccttGATTGTGTCCCCGGTAAAATCATCGAAAAGCCAATTTACCAGCGTTTTGCCTTCAGGGAATTATCATATACCCACGACTAAACATTAACCACCCCTCTCCACCGTTTCCTGTTTTTCGTTGTAAAATAAGATGGAACGAGTGGAGTCTCTGACAGCTCCTTGGAGCATGGCCTCGGGGGATAGTATATGCCAGGGCTTGAAGATAACTCGTCTATTTATAGACGATAGGGTCAGGTGGAAGATGTACATCCAGCAAAATTTATCAtcacatttttcatgaaaagggCCTCGACCAAATCACTgtaattttgttaaaaataatgtcCTCGAACGTGTGCTACACATCTCTCTCAGTGTAGGTGAGCTTCTATTCATAGAAAATTAACACAACCACGTGGATAATTGGGGTAATTAACTACCGAACATTGAGGAGGTGTGCGTGTAGCAATAACATGaacgagagggagaaagacAGGTAAAACGTGTGGACAATTTCACTCACCATTGATAATGATCTCTCGGTTGGTTTAATGTTCCTGAGTCACTTCAAATTTCCTTTCGACCTCTCAATATTCGACGACTGATTGACAACTTTCTACGTAATAGTTCAATTACGTTATCCACAACGACTGTCAATGCGATTAAATCGATGTCAGTGAGTTTTTTGAGTTgtgcatttaatttttttcaagtctttGCGAAGGGGTTACTCGTTAGCTTGACCGGATGTCATGGAGAGTAATtattgaagatgaaaataaacaaCGGGGTTCATGTTTTTAGCTGAAGCACTGACCGTGTCATgtatatttctttttatttctcattattttcaattctacTCGATCATTTAATGGTTCTACTCACTCACGATTACACATGACAGTGGGCACGTTGTCGGAATATCACCGAGTCCCACAGTTTTGTGTTGTATTTCATGGGCTTAGGGTGCACATCAGTGGGGTCTTCAGTTGCTTCAGTCTTTTTCACCAAAATTATGCAAAAGTCACACATACGATTCTACGACACACGAGGATTGCGATGGTACGCAGTGATGAGATGCAGACGGAGACGATGAGAACATTCCAGGGCTGACAGCTGAACAGCGTCTCCCAACGCCACTCGACACTTTTGCCTTCCACGGGCTCGCGGTTCACCGAGACAACTCGAGGGTTCACGAATTGTTGCGAAGAGCTGATAGCGTGCGCATGTTACCGCTGTCAGCCGTTTGAATTGTTTCCAGGCTTTGACAATTGTTGGAGGAATTTCAGGACAGAAGAGTGCAGAGGATTAGTCATTTATCTCTTGGCTTTTGTCAGGATTTTGAGGTCGGATTTGTTTCGGtttaaccatttttttcagaaaatttattcggcgtaaattgtttaattttagggACATTGCGGCGGTTTTTTATATtgggtgaatttttatttttaggcaATTCTCATCGAATGTGTTggtcagtcattttttttaacaagaaTCCAAAAATGAATGTGTGAATTTCACACGTCTTTTGTAGACGTTTTTTAGACTAAAAACCGTCTGGGTAAAATGTTAAATTGTCTGAATTTCAGGCGAACAAGTGACTAAACATGTTAATTCGTTtttaaaattcagattttttttagaaacatTTAGCAACAAATGGGAAATAATCGAAGAACTTTTCAACTATTCATATAGAAGTATGAGATCAAATTTGACTCGTTCAATTGAGTCCATTTAAAATTGGAAAGATTAAGCGTAGCCCAGCCGGAGGGTacaaatatttaaagaaaaatatttacacatTCTCTACGACCTGTCAAATTCTACTATTCAATTATCATATATTTGCTGCCCTTTCACATTGATTTATCTATCTACCATGATCTTTAATGATCATGTTATGTTTAGGTGGAGCTGTATCGccgtaaaattgataaatcgaTTAGAGAGTTCACACGGAGGAAAGAATTCCAGAGAAATTGATGTGTATGAAGTTCAAACATGAATTAAAATACTTAGACACCTGCTCATTTAAAATTCAGAAggattttctttcattctcaCGTTTTTTGTACCTGAAAAATGCCTAGATAAGGCACATGAAATTTGAACACCGGTTTTTTGTGCGAGGTCTATAGACTTccaaggaaattgaattttcagagCTTGACAGAACAACACTGTCGTCGATTATTTGAACGAAAGCCATTGTCGCAATGTCAATTAAAATAAGTAGCACGACTCCTGTTATGCAGATAGTATACGTCAAAGCCATTCGATCGACAAGGTCGCAGACCCTCGTAGTTAGAAGAGAAATATCTTGAGTAAGTGATAATTCAGGGAATGAATGGTGTTAGAAAaggttgaatttttatttattcagtgaTTATATAGAGCACTGGGAGACTCTCACTAACATGAAGAAACTTTCGTGGATTTTGTCATCAATTAGCGAACAAAGAGTTCCGCGCGGCAACCGTTTCAATTCCAAACGTTGATTCCCACATCGATCGATTTAATAATTAAGAATTAGGCAAGCGCTATTCATTTGTTTagacagggaaaaaaaattgggaatttcGGGCGGGAAATTTTATCGCATCAGCTACCAAAGAAGAACTCCAATCaggaagtgaaaaaatatttagccAACTCACGCTGGCCCACAGCGTCtggtcaattttttaatggacgAAAAGATCTCGaccttttcattaaaaaattcagcgaAAAATCCTCACCATCGATTCTCGTTCTCCAGCTGATTTGGCTCGTGTTCATAATGGCATTGgctcaataaataatcaagtTTTCGGTTACATTAGCCAGAAGGTGGGGATCCGCTGTCACTGTACCCCTCTTCTCCAAGTCCCTGGGTACTACCACTGGGGCTCAGGTGACTCGCCTCAACTCCCAGTGTTCATTTAAACTCTTACCTTGGTGGAAACAAGCCATCACTTCTTCAAGCCCTCAACATGTTCTAGTCCCATGATCAGCGCGTTGTCTCTTAGCCCCGGGAGCAAACGTTAACTCCTCCAGTGATAAcaaataaaccaaaaattgTGTGACAATTATTATCTGTGACAAGATGCATATATCCAGGACATTAATCTGGATCCTGTGTTGTGTATGTCCTTCGGTATTGGCTACCAAAAGCGTGAATGTTCTCGCGACTTCCGGTCTCAAGAGTCTCGAAGATGAGGAGATCCTGCGGGTCCTCACGCATAACAAGTCGGACGTGTCGGAGAATTTTACGTTTGTCGATCTTgttgagaatttaaaaaatcagagtGCAACGGCCAATGATTTTATCTGGAGTCATGAGAGCTTGAGTAGCAGAGATAAGACAAATTTTTACTAcggtaattcaatttttcattcactcaaCTATTTCATTCATATTTACACCTGAATCAATGGAATGAATtacaaattcaaatgaattacaTTAATTGATAGTAACATTTCGAGATGATAACGAGACAGCGAGACAATGAGGAGGAAATGTTATGAGACACTGATGTATAGGGAGATGTTATCCCACTGGATTCTGCATAATTCAAAGGTCACGAAGCGCAACAATTCCATTAGATCGCGTAGTAGAGATTTTAACATTTGAATGagcataaataaattcaaccgCAAGGACGTTATTCGTTTGTATTTATTTCGCGATCCTCCACACGATTCGTGAGTTACCTATGAATAAGAATGCATATGATTTTGTGTGGCTACTGTGTAGAGGGTAAATGCGCGCTGGGATTTATTGAAAAGCGAGACACAACTTAACGTCACTCAGTGTCGAAATCGATATACAACACCCGAcgttgtttaaataaatattttggttGATATTTATTCCATTGATTCGGGTTTACTGCggatttgaaatttcactCCCGGATTTCGAGGAATTTCTCTCGGCGTGGGACGAATACACGAGTGGATGCATCTTCCATTAGAGTGGTTCGAGAGATGGAATTGTTTTCTCTGGGATTGTTGATTTTATACAGAGGATGGTGTgcaatttcagatttttgttGATTGTGGATTTAGGGAAAATCGAGCTTCAAGAATTTTACAGATAAataactgttttttttttcaatcttcaaTGAATGATTGGATGCAGAACTTTTTTGAGTTTTGACGTATCAAATTAAATGaacaattaatataaaaatagcctttataataatatttgttgAGACGTTGTCTAGTCATCACTGAAACGCGTGCTAGCAACAGAAAACGTCGAGCCATTTTTTGTATCTTACAAAATCCCTCATTA of Diachasmimorpha longicaudata isolate KC_UGA_2023 chromosome 3, iyDiaLong2, whole genome shotgun sequence contains these proteins:
- the LOC135160637 gene encoding uncharacterized protein LOC135160637 — its product is MVKKKKRKKLVRTGGDDAMLHRAVRPRKCGLLRTQALRMLSEKRAEAEIEGEVGGSGAVTPGYSNGEGSKEFLSTGRTGRRNAMPDILGQHAETGTADLPTRLERLTTESQHDQPGTSGMMQPASPTQEQTG